CTGTTTTAATGTATAACCGTGATGGCGCCTGTTTTTCTAATGTGTTCTCCTGTTTTCTGCACTGTATACTCCATCACCCACACATATGTTCCGACTGGTACCCTTGTTCCGTTCCTCGTACCTGTCCAGCCAATATCCGGATCTGTGGTATAGTAGATCTGCGCACCCCATCTATCATATACACTAATCGAAAACGACTGCAGGGGGCACCTGTATTTCGGTCGGAACAGATCATTGCTCCCATCTCCATTCGGGCTAAAACCACTTGGTAACCATACCTGACATTCACAATCCTTAAACCCTACTTCCACAGAATCAATCGCTGTACCACAGGTATTTTGCGCCACGACGGCATAGATGCCGGCGGTATTCACTTTGTAGAGTGCTACCGTACTACTGTCCTGCCATTTATAGTTATTGCCCGCACCTTTTGGATACAGGGTATAAATCTCTCCGTTGCATAGCACCGTGTCTCTACCCAGGCTTACGCGCAGGGTATCTTCGATCTGTACATGAACCGTATCACTGGATACACATCTGCCTATCTGTGCACGCACATAATAATAACCGGTTTTGGTTACATAATAGGTGGCCTGCTTACTGGTATCCTGCCAGCGGTAGGTACCGGTGCCGAAATCGGCAGTCAATATAAGTTTTTCACCTTTACAGATGATGGTATCATTACCGAGGTTTACATTGCGCAGGGCATTGTAACGTACCCGGATGGTATCGATCACATTACAGGTGTTATTGATTGTAGCATAGCACCACAAATCTGCCGGGCGGCTGGCAGACACCGTGGGGGTGGTAGCACCGGTGCTCCACAGGTAAGCTGTTGCCCCGGAAGTACTGCCATTGATAATCACTGTTTCGTCAGGGCATAATAAAGTATCCGGACCCAGTGAGTATGGATGCTCAGTGCCAGCAAATGAAATAGTGATACTGTCGCTAAAAATACCGCAACCTTTGGCGTTGGCATTCACGATATACATGAATGGCGCACGGGCGGTGTCGCTATGAACAACGATATCCGGCGTAGTTTCTCCCGTATTCCAGGAGAAAGTACAGTTCTGGGCGGTAGCGTCCAGTTGCAAGTATTCATTGAGACAAAGCACCACGTCGTTTCCCAGTTCTATTTCCGGTTCCGGGGTATAGAATACGTTCATGGAATCAGGTACCAGGCAACCATTGATCTTTACCTTGTAAGTCTGCATGGTATCTACCACGATGCTCTGACCGGTGGAGCTGTCCTGCCACAGGTAGGAGGCCCCGGCTACATAAGGAGCGGTCAGGGTAATGGTAGTGCCTTCGCAGAGGGTAGAGTCGGTAGGACCAAAGTCGTAAGGTACGGGTGCCACGATGGTGACCAAATTGGTCGAAATGTCTTCCACACCACTCCGGTAAGCAACCAGGGTAATGGTATAGTCGCCAAGGGTGCTGTAAAGGTGAACCCCGTTGATGGCCTTGGAAGAATCGTACCTGCCGGATGCCGGATCGCCATAATACCATTTGACGGAGTCGATGCCGTCACGGTCAGCGCTAGCAATGATAAAACGAATACTATCGTTTTGGCAGGTTGAGTTGAAGGTAAAAGGCGTAGACGCCTGCGCGGTGATTGAACCGAGTAAAACGAGTAATACAACAAAAATTAGATATAGGTTTCTCATGCTTGGGACATGGGTAAGGCATAAAATTAACAGAAATTCATGATATATGGTATTTTTTTAATAGAAACATACAACTTCATTCCATGCTCAGGCATCCCGCCATGCGGGATGCCTGATTAACAACTAATCTTCCAGCGGCCTTGCAGAGATATATCTTCTCCATTTTTCTAACACCGCTTTAAAATCTTCCGGCATTGGACTCTCAAAATGGACAGGCTTGCGGGTACGTGGATGAATAAAGCCTAAAGTCTGGGCATGCAGGGCATGTCTTGGCATGAGCTCAAAGCAGTTCTCCACAAATTGCTTGTATTTATTAAAAACGGTGCCTTTCAGAATACGGTTACCGCCATAGGTATCGTCGTTGAACAGGGAATGCCCGATATGCTGCATGTGCACCCTGATCTGGTGGGTACGACCCGTTTCCAGCCGGCACTCAATGAGTGTGACATAGTTAAAGCGTTCCAGCACCTTGTAGTGGGTGATAGCGTCTTTTCCATATTCTCCTTCAGGATATGCATCCATGATCTTTCTGAAACGTTGGTGGCGACCTACGTGGGCTTCAACCGTTCCTTCATCTTCTTCAAAATCTCCCCATACCAGGGCAATGTACCGGCGCTGTACTGTGTGGTCAAAGAATTGCTTTGCCAGGTCATTCATCGCCTTTTCTGATTTGGCAATGACGAGCAAACCACTGGTATTCTTATCAATACGGTGTACAAGGCCAAAACGGGGGATTTCAGGCTCCGTGACCTCAGCGTTCTGACCACCCAGGTACCAGGCCAGCCCGTTTACCAGGGTACCGGTATAGTTTCCGCAACCCGGATGTACTACCATTCCTGGTTGCTTGTTGATAATCATAATGTCTTCATCCTCAAATACAATATTCAGGTCCAGCTGTTCTGGTATTACATCTGTATTCTCAGGATTCTTGCTCGTCATTACCACGATCTTGTCGAAGGCTTTGACTTTATAGTTGGACTTGACGGGTTTATCATTGACAATGACCCAACCTGATTCGCAGGCCTGCTGAATTTTGTTGCGGGTAGCACCTTCTACCCTGTTCATCAGGAATTTATCGATACGAAGAGGCTCTTGTCCCTTGTCGGCAACAATATTGACACGCTCATATAGCTCTTCACTGCCTTCGCCGCTTTCCAGCTCATCATCCAGTTCAATCAGATCTTCGGTCATGTAGTTCAAAAATTTCTGCAAAGGTATGTCATTTTGGCCGTTTCATAAGTATGGCCATAGGCCGATCCTATACCTGACCTGTCAATAACCCGTAGATATCCCGTAGATAACCCGCCTCTCTATAAATGCGGCTTATTGGCGGCTTATAGGCGGGTTATATGCGGGTTATATGCGGCTTATAGGCGGGATATCTCTCTGAGATGGCTATAGTCGTGCTATAGAGCGGATGGCGCTTCGGGATGGCCGTGTGTAGTGAGTTGTAACGAGGAGCTGATTTCATTTCCGGAAGACAACATTTCAGTAACTTTGCCCGGTTATGACCAACAGAACCATTCATATCCAGGACCTTGGAGTAATTGAGTATCAACCAGCCTGGGATTTCCAGGAGCAGTTGCTGCAGGAGAACGTAAGAATCAAACAGGCAAGAGGCAGGGGAGAGCTCCCCGCCAATGGTGTAGTAGAAACAACAAATCACTTCCTCTTTTGTGAACACCCCCCTGTATACACCCTTGGCAAG
This Chitinophaga sancti DNA region includes the following protein-coding sequences:
- a CDS encoding gliding motility-associated C-terminal domain-containing protein codes for the protein MRNLYLIFVVLLVLLGSITAQASTPFTFNSTCQNDSIRFIIASADRDGIDSVKWYYGDPASGRYDSSKAINGVHLYSTLGDYTITLVAYRSGVEDISTNLVTIVAPVPYDFGPTDSTLCEGTTITLTAPYVAGASYLWQDSSTGQSIVVDTMQTYKVKINGCLVPDSMNVFYTPEPEIELGNDVVLCLNEYLQLDATAQNCTFSWNTGETTPDIVVHSDTARAPFMYIVNANAKGCGIFSDSITISFAGTEHPYSLGPDTLLCPDETVIINGSTSGATAYLWSTGATTPTVSASRPADLWCYATINNTCNVIDTIRVRYNALRNVNLGNDTIICKGEKLILTADFGTGTYRWQDTSKQATYYVTKTGYYYVRAQIGRCVSSDTVHVQIEDTLRVSLGRDTVLCNGEIYTLYPKGAGNNYKWQDSSTVALYKVNTAGIYAVVAQNTCGTAIDSVEVGFKDCECQVWLPSGFSPNGDGSNDLFRPKYRCPLQSFSISVYDRWGAQIYYTTDPDIGWTGTRNGTRVPVGTYVWVMEYTVQKTGEHIRKTGAITVIH
- a CDS encoding RluA family pseudouridine synthase, yielding MTEDLIELDDELESGEGSEELYERVNIVADKGQEPLRIDKFLMNRVEGATRNKIQQACESGWVIVNDKPVKSNYKVKAFDKIVVMTSKNPENTDVIPEQLDLNIVFEDEDIMIINKQPGMVVHPGCGNYTGTLVNGLAWYLGGQNAEVTEPEIPRFGLVHRIDKNTSGLLVIAKSEKAMNDLAKQFFDHTVQRRYIALVWGDFEEDEGTVEAHVGRHQRFRKIMDAYPEGEYGKDAITHYKVLERFNYVTLIECRLETGRTHQIRVHMQHIGHSLFNDDTYGGNRILKGTVFNKYKQFVENCFELMPRHALHAQTLGFIHPRTRKPVHFESPMPEDFKAVLEKWRRYISARPLED